One Micromonospora eburnea genomic region harbors:
- a CDS encoding MFS transporter has protein sequence MTPAAPHRTPLIGLLSGHVVSLTGNMLTLIALPLYVLAETGSPAATGLAGAFATAPMVLGGAFGGVLVDRIGYRRASVLADVVSGVTVAAVPVLHATVGLPFPALLGLVFVSGLLDTPGQTARTALLPEAATAAGVPIERAIGWFEAAERGARLIGAPVAGLLVSTLGALTVLAVDAATFAVSALVVAMLVPAAMRPSGDPAATSGGYWQDFLAGLRFLVREPLLRAMVLLVLVTNLFDATKSNVLLPVVAARDLGGATAFGLLVGAMGGGALVGSLLFSAVGHRLPRRATLVTAFALAGAPPFWALAAAPPLPVVATVFALAGLAAGAINPLMGAVELERVPAHMRARVYGVIGAGCWAAMPLGALGAGVAVDRFGTTATLLTVGTCYLLVVLTPLLGGPWRAMRRPPLPEQRQPSMTAAEAHSA, from the coding sequence TTGACCCCGGCCGCGCCGCACCGGACCCCGCTGATCGGGCTGCTGAGCGGCCACGTGGTCTCGCTGACCGGCAACATGCTCACCCTGATCGCGCTGCCGCTGTACGTACTGGCCGAGACGGGATCTCCGGCCGCCACCGGGCTCGCCGGCGCGTTCGCCACCGCGCCGATGGTGCTCGGCGGCGCCTTCGGCGGGGTGCTCGTCGACCGGATCGGCTACCGCCGGGCCAGCGTGCTCGCCGACGTGGTCTCCGGCGTGACGGTCGCCGCCGTCCCCGTGTTGCACGCCACGGTCGGGCTGCCCTTCCCGGCGCTGCTCGGGCTGGTCTTCGTCAGCGGCCTGCTCGACACCCCCGGCCAGACCGCCCGTACCGCGCTGCTGCCCGAGGCGGCGACCGCCGCCGGCGTACCCATCGAGCGGGCGATCGGCTGGTTCGAGGCCGCCGAGCGCGGCGCCCGCCTGATCGGGGCGCCGGTCGCCGGCCTGCTGGTCAGCACGCTCGGCGCGCTGACCGTGCTGGCGGTGGACGCGGCCACGTTCGCCGTCTCGGCGCTGGTGGTCGCGATGCTGGTGCCGGCGGCGATGCGGCCGTCCGGCGACCCGGCGGCGACCTCCGGCGGCTACTGGCAGGATTTCCTGGCCGGGCTGCGCTTCCTGGTCCGCGAACCGCTGCTACGCGCCATGGTGCTGCTGGTGCTGGTGACCAACCTCTTCGACGCGACCAAGAGCAACGTGCTGCTGCCGGTCGTCGCCGCCCGCGACCTCGGCGGGGCCACCGCGTTCGGCCTGCTGGTCGGCGCGATGGGTGGCGGCGCGCTCGTCGGCTCGCTGCTGTTCAGCGCGGTGGGGCACCGGCTGCCCCGGCGGGCCACCCTCGTCACCGCCTTCGCCCTCGCCGGCGCGCCGCCGTTCTGGGCGCTGGCCGCCGCGCCACCGCTGCCGGTCGTGGCCACGGTCTTCGCGCTGGCCGGGCTCGCCGCCGGCGCGATCAACCCATTGATGGGAGCGGTGGAGCTCGAACGGGTGCCCGCGCACATGCGGGCCCGGGTGTACGGGGTGATCGGCGCGGGCTGCTGGGCCGCCATGCCACTCGGCGCGCTCGGCGCCGGCGTCGCCGTCGACCGGTTCGGCACCACCGCGACCCTGCTCACCGTCGGCACCTGCTACCTGCTGGTCGTCCTCACTCCCCTGCTCGGCGGCCCGTGGCGGGCGATGCGACGGCCACCGCTTCCCGAGCAGCGGCAGCCGTCGATGACGGCCGCCGAGGCCCACTCCGCCTGA